The genomic DNA ATCTTGCACGATAAACAGGgttatataacatatatatgcaCTTCAAGAGATAAAGGCACACAAACACAACCATACAATAACTAGTCATTGAGCAgttcaaatatataaattacacaATTTACCGAatgtttaagaaaaagaaaaaccatcaATGAAGAAGCATAGTGGTAAAATATGCAGAATTATTGTGTGATCATATTTATtacatacatataaaaaaaactaagaataaAAAAGGGTCTGAACTTCCGCCACATGGCAATAGAGAAAACCCTACCTCTCTTGCGCAGGTCCTTACGCTTGTCTGTGGTTTAAACCAtccaaataaaaacaatatcaaaTCTAACACTCATTTTGGTTCACATTTTAGGCAAGagaataaagtaaataaaaagaagaagaatgaaaagtTATGATCTGTTTGTTAAGCCTCTTTTACCGTAATTTATCCTTTTTacccaaaaagtaaaaaaggaaaGTTGTTTGCTTATTCACTCAAATGAGATAAAGAAAAGACTTCGCAAGCTCAGCTTTTCAGTAAAGTGTTTTCTCACGGTCAGCTTTTCTGGTAAAGGAAAGACTTCTCACAAGTTGAAGAACCCAGTATTTTCTATCGTTTGGAAGAAGGTGACATGACAGAACACTGAAAAgcatgttttgtataaaaatgaCTCAAGAGTGGGCTATCAAAAACCACCTATATTGTTTCCATCAATCTTCCAAGGAAATGAGTGTTATCATGGAGAGCAAGGGCACTGTAGCAATATCTAACATCAAACAACCCTTTGTTAGAGGGTACCCACCAAATCTTATCTTCATCACCCATctacaaaaaattgaagaacaaggTAAAAACGTCTACCTCTGATCGTGAGCTATTCTAAGAAAGTTAACATTCCAATGATGAGAGTCGCTAGAGAACTCCATAAGATCTGCCACAGAAGCATCCTTACAACAGGCCAAACTGAACAAATCTCTTGCACTACACGTCATGCCATAATCTAATTTTGGAGCTATCATCGACTACAAATCGAGCATGACTAGAATCCCCCACCCCCCCTTTTTCCAgcccctcctaatattcttccaaaaTTTGACCCCATACAACCCATGAACCTTGTTTGAACACCACCCTCCTCACGAACTGCCATATTTATATTCCCATAACATGCCTAGATGTTGTAGCTTACCATGTAATTACCACCAAGGGTTGGGGGGGGGTGGGGTTGGGTTTGACAATCCTTTATGTGTTAGGTCATCCAATCATTTTTATGATCCCAtgatcatataaattttttttttttttttctttatgtcaGGGAACCTCTTCAAGGCAGGACCCTTCGGACCCACACCTGCAGAGTATACCCCGGTCCCATGCACCGCACCCTCGAAAGTTTTCCTATACGGAACTGattaaatcgctggcttttcaccaaggggtgtggccccaaaaaattgtttgcacccatgaggtattgaaccttggaccttgaagggatgatacctcaagaccaaggcctccaccacttgggcTGATCATATAATTGATAACAAGAAAACATGAAAGCTCCTATTTACATCAAAAAGCtttgttgtttatttaaatacaaaacttCATagactcttattaaacctaCTTAGCAAATACAATCAATAGCTTCAATTAATGTTCACATAAATAATTCAGTAAATAAAATATTCTCCTCCAAATAACTTCAACCACGCATCACACAGGCTTTGCTACTAAGAAGCCTAAAAGGAATagaaatattcatattttttaatataattctAATGACCAACTGCTGAAAGAGGGGGGGAAAATACCTGATCAACTGTTCGAATGTCTGGAGAAAGACCACCATGGACACAAAGCACCTGGGATAACAAAAGCAAATAAGCATGTTTAAACTCCAAAAGTGCACATGCATTGACACAAAAAATACATAAGCATGTGTAAATACACATATCTTAGGGAACATAACATAatatacagagagagagagaaatagagagagatatACAGTTCCATCAATAATCGCTGAGAGCGTTAGATAGTCAAAGACATCTGTACAATACCGCCACGCATTAGCATTTCCGTACTTCCTCTGGCACTCATCATAAAAACCATATACCTAGTGAAGTTGGAAATCCCACATCAACATATATCAGACCAAAaatctctttatatattatatgagaCAATATATCTTACTATGACAAATGCAAGACGCATCCTACAACCATCATTTTTGACATGTAAACTTTTGATACCTTAGATATTAGGCTACAAATTAAATCAAACAAAAGTTCAACCACTTTGGTGAATCCAAGAGTTCCACTGCCAAATATCCATCTAGTTGGTGAAGCACTTAATCACAAGTATTTCAGGGTTTCTTTTTGTTGATTACCATTAtgaaaataatacaagtaaCAATGTTTGGAACAAATCTAGAAGTTATCCATTAAAGATAactatatttattataaataaaaaaaacaaaaccctgaAAACCAAACTAGTCTTGATGCCAAAACTGGAAAAGGGAGGAAATAAAATTGCTTATTGGATTAAACCCTCATGTATCAATTTGATTAATGCTGCATGGAACAATGGTAAAGGCATCAATGAGATGGGGGCCTTGGGTCAAAtcttaatcatattattttcccaaaaaaaaaaaattatcaagcaTGAACTGTATAATGAATGAAAAGAACACATCAGTGTATTTACTATATAAACCATCTGAATTCCTACCAGAACAAGAAAAAAGTTAGCATTTAGTTTATAACCTTATAAATCCCTCTTAGCTACAATCAATTACCATGAAGGCAAATCTTTTATTGCAAaggcaaaattagaaaaaattactAGACGTAAACCGTAACAtctataaaacataaaaaaaaaaaaaaatcaaactgagagagaataaaaataaattttaagatatTGAGTACTGTTACCAAAAACCAGATCttatttctttccctctttCCCCAATGGAGAGGAATATATTTGCCTAATGCAAAAATGCAATGTCAAAATGGAACTACACAGATCACTTCAAAGAGGTCTTAAATAATAGACTCTTCACCCACTTCAGCTGCACGCTAACACAACAGAGATTAAAGTATGAGTGTAAAGCACACCTGGGTTAGCTGCCTGCTTTCATGGTTTCCACGCAAAAGGGTAATATTTGCTGGGTATCTGTGAGCAAACAGAAgcaccaaacaaaataaaagccacatcagcttctTTCTAGAAGGCATAGatatctaataataatttcaaacatTATACAGATCTAAGACCCAACTATGTTACAATGGGACACAATGTCAAGGCAATACCAACCAAAGTTATACAAAAACTAAGCACCCAAAGAGTAGAAGTATAAAAATAACAACTATTGCATCCCATTGTTTCTGCATCCATAATACCCATCTCTCTTCACGACAATTTGATAGGTGCATTAATCCCTTAGACATATGTCACTGGTGCTGGACATGTATTTTAACAACTGACCTTCAATCAATGTACGTAGAAACCCTCAGTATGAGTGACTGAGATATCCTAAAGGTCCTAATTTTTTcagatgaaagaagaaaagacacGTGTGGCTAAATACTATTCACCTCCTAACTTTTTCTGGGCAACTCTTCCTTTTTACCTCAATTTAGTATTCAGCCAATAAACTACCTGCCAGAACCAAAATAACTTGCACACTACATATTCTAGGTCTGTATTGAACTCTGGGAGGCCCAACAATGTAGCAAATAATCAAATGCTGTACGCAAGAACAAGGCTAGCGGAAATAATGGGACTAAAGAATAGctttacataaaaataacacCACCATGTGCagtaggaaaaaaataaataaataaattcactgACAAATTAATGTGTGCCTAAAAATAACATACCTAGCTTTAAGAAGCAAAAGGATAGTGAAAACTTCAAGACTATTGTAACCCCGATCAACAAAATCCCCCTGCCAagaatttcaaaacatttaGCACCCCAGCATACAAGCAAATGCTATTAGATGGGGCAAGAACACGTCagaacaatttctttaaaaaaaagtattatacCATACCATAAATATGTAATTTGTCTCCGGTACATGACCCCCTGTCTGGAAAAGCTTCATTAGATCATGAAACTGGCCATGAATATCACCACAGACAGTGACAGGACTATTCACTGGCTGTACATTGGACTCCTCAATAAGGATCTCTTTCACCTGtaataaattacaaaacaatGGATAAGAACGATACCGATTATGAACCTCTTTCAGAAAAGGTAACCTCTAAAATAACTTGTGAAAGATAAGAAATGCCTTCTTATTGCTTGACAATCACAATGTCATTCGATAACATATGACCAAATAAACCTACACAATCGGAAGGTATTTCTTAATACGTTACACCATAAAAATTGCTCCAATTATATGAAAGGTGATGACTACAATCTGTATGCCTGTTTCTGTAGGCACACACACGCACAAGCAcatatgcacacacacacactgacACACCACATTAGtagattataatatatatatatagtagattaatatatatatatatatatatatatatatatatatatatatatatatatataacacctaAACGCTTTTAGTAGATTATAGACACTGCATGAACTAATAAATTTCCTGTAGAATATAATTTCACAAAAAAAGCataagaaaacaagaaacacCCAACTATATTTTAAGATACTAAATGAACCCACAAACTAACACGATCAGAAAAGTATAAAGATAGATATCACCAAAAAATTCTGGACTAATGCTTCCCAGCTTTGAGAAAGTATACAAAACAATGTGCGACACATAGGGACTTGAGAGTTGGTAATGATGCTGCTCTACGCCATCACCAAAAGCTCATGTCATTTGAAACAGTTTATGATTCAAAATGAACTCCATTCTAAAATTGTGCAAGCGATCAACATAACTATCACAGGTGAAGTATGTCTCTTGCTTACAAAAATGCATTCTTATACCTATTATAGGCAAGGAAATAGACATCACTTAATAGGCAGACTTATTTGCTGCCCACTGTGTTTACTATGAAGCTAGTTCATCGTTATCTTTTAACCCGTTTATCTAAAATTGCTCAGGAACTCAGCATTCAATAACATAGGAATCAGCAATTCCCCTATGGAATATAATCAATGCAAAGATTAAAGAgatatatttttacatttataacATAAGATGTGGCCACATGTTACCCACTAGCAGGGTGGATGTTGAGTatgtcaaaaatttaaaaaacacatttagaAATGTGGGATTCTATAAGTAAATTACCATAAAAACATATCCCGTTGAGATATTGAGAAATTTCTACTGCAAGACTCGAGTATTTCTggctaatttttaaaaatgtttccGAGTTCACTCCTGAGAAAAATGCTCTTGGATGCTTCGCACAAGGCTAACATTTTAATTTGCAAGATTACCTTCTTGGAATTGTGaaaatcagaaaagaaaaatagataaaaCGTCTATTTCCCTTTTTCCCCGAAAGTTTTTTCTCAGCAACAAAAAAGATCGTAAGGATTTCAATTTGCACACTCAAAATAGAATAAAAGCAAAAAGGCGAGAAGAAAAACCCTAGTAACACATCAAAATACAGACGGAATATGCATAAATACATACACGAAAGAGAGATCGATGTATTTATAAAATGAAACCCTAGATTTCGGGGAAAATACGCACGTATTCACAGAGGAGTTGAAGCTCGTCTTCCAAGAGATGCTGACCCTCCTTTACCTTCGAGATCCACAGGTCCAAATCCATTTCCGGTTCTCTCCTCTCCttccttgttcttcttcttcgtctctctctctctctatctctctttctctgtcgcTAAGAGTGGTTAGCGTCTCTTTCAGCAGAGCAAAGCGAGAGAAGGCGGCAGCGAGGAGAGCCCAAGAGAAACTGAGGAAAATTCAGAGGAACCCAAACAAACACATCTGCCTATATTTGGGACCtcgtttttttcatttttttttttcaaacagacacgaacaaaatatatatatatatatatatatatatatatatcaaacctTGAAATTACACTTTTGTGCCTTTGCTCCCATAAACAGGTTTTACAATTTCGATTTTtaaaactagtttttttttttttaatgttctagTGAGTATAAGCaagaattaattatttttaaaacaaaataataataataaaatcatattttctcatcttcattattaaaataataataataataatgaattattttctcattttaaatcttaaaatattaCTCCATCAAAACGCCTCTGAGtgtcaaacaaacaaacacaactTCAATagatataactttttttaaagaCTATGTTTAAatgtctatttattttattattattattattattattattatttttctaatcaaaaGGGGAGAGGATTACAAAGGTGCATGGGTCTCTCTCGCTTTTAATTCGAATGGattagagaaaaagagaacaagCGAAAATGCTTTCAAACACATTGTAGGAAGCAGGCCAAGTGCCTCATTTAGCAATTAAGTGTGCTCTCGAGTTAGTATATCTTAAAACTTTCAACGCCGTCCAACTAGCAAAGTGCAGAAGATACAAATAAATATCAACTATCACTGGAGCACATAGCCAATTAGAGAAGAGATGGTCTTTTGTTTAATGTTAACAAAACAATTACattaaataacaaatcaaaacacaaaGTACTGCCTACACAGCAACAATTTTCACATTTCTGTAAGATCAAACCACTTTTGAAAACCCAAAATAGAAAGCAACTTACTTTACTCCAACTATTCCTTATGGATTTGGTTCCTatgaacaacaaaaaaaaaaattcaaaacatattaacaaacatgTCTGGCACTTAAAAGAGTATtgctaaattatatttgtatccTACAATTATTCCACAATaccattgtaaaataaaaaagtgtctTTCTATATGTGAGTTGACATTATTCGCCAATGCgtcaaatttttattagtttatctctctccctctcactttctttcagatttttatctttcatcttttcacttctctatttttctttgacaaataacacatattttttagaaaaatatgacTGTTTGAAAAAAGCGATCGTTGAATTATATGACCAATTAGAAAAAATGAtcgttgaaaaaaattaaatatttagaaagtaaataaataaagaataaatattaaaaaaatagataattaaatgtatggtgcattttaaaaatcattaactaaaatatataaactaGAATTTGATTAGCTacgtaaaatgttttatgttgttttccaacaaaatcatttttaaatattttatagaaAATAGCTTTCGGTCTTTGTCTCTTATGAAAAATAAGGGATAGTAAAAAATGGTAGACAACTTTCAGCAACCTCCGGCAATGGTTGGAGAGTTTAAGAATGAGaaatttcaactaaaaaaatagtttacgatttaaaaaaaaaaaaattacaataaagaaaatttattggtCAACTGgacatatttttttgttttgacttcGATTTTTAGTTTtaccaaatattaaaaaaaaaaaattaataataataataataataaagaggcttcaaaaactattttacgtcgagaaaaaagaaaagaaaaggcatccATTAAGATATCGGTGTTTTAATGTCGCCGACTCAACTCCATACTATATAAATGGCAGATTCCCCAGGTAAACACCCGAAGACAAGAAGGAACAAAAGAGAGAGCCATGGCCATGGGAGAGGAATcctcttcttcttattcttcaaaTAATGCTTCTGCCATAGACTCATCCAACATTGGTTTTCAGGTTCGTCTCTCAGTCCTTTCTCTTCGTTTTCCTTTTTGTCCTTTTAGGGCtcatattattagtttttttttttaggatgaATTCATATTATAAGTTcctcttacttatcaaaaaaaaaaaaaagttcctcTTTCTGTCTATATCTGTTcgatttgaatttgaattatgTAGAATATTGTTCTTGTTCTAGGGCAATGAATATTGTTGGGATTTTTGCAGCTACTGAAGAAGCACGGTTGGAAAGAAGGTACCGGTCTTGGTGCTTCCGAGCAGGTTCGTTTattcttcctctcttttttattgCCAATTTCTAAATCTTGTTATTGTCGAAGGGCAGTGAATATTGTTAACAGGTCTTTTGAGAGTAATCTGGTCCAACCAAAACGTGGGTTGTGTTTAGGGTTTTATGCAagagattttgggttttgaggctaagaaataaaatttgattgcAGATTCGAAAAGGGTCGATTAGTTACAGAAATTTAAAGAGAAAGCTAAATAGATCTTAGGCTTTATACCTTGATTCGTTGGCATCACACCTAGATTCTTCTTGGAATCGTACCTTGAATTAGGTTTGCTTCACACGATCCTCAAAAAAGATTCACAACTTTTGTAGTCTTCCCTAAACAATATACAATTGGCAAGCAATGCTGCTAACCTTAGAGGGCTTGGATTGAATAGATGACCTGACAAGCATTACAATTGCTTCTGAAATTAAGAAATTCGTCCTTGGCAGGTCAAGAGTCAAgcagaaaataattaaacaagtaCACGTCTGCTGTCTAAGTAATAGATGAATCAAAGGGTCGGAGATTCAAGTCCTAGGTAATCTTATTTGTGTTTCTTGGTAAAAGAGTGGGTTGATGTCTGTGTTGTTCTCTGCATGCCTTGAGAGTAGGAGTCGGAACTCCAGAGCTGTTCTTTAGTCTGTTTAAGGGTGCGTCTCAAAGGGCTGTTCATGAGAGTGTAATAGGATAGTTGCGGATAGTGTTTATTGCTTAGAAGCTGGTCTGTATTTTTGGACAGCAAGTTATTATATCAAGAATTGGAACCCCTTTTTAGTGTCCTCTCAATATGTGGatacattaatttcttttatcacCAGTGTTGAGTTCATTGGGTTTTCTGAAAAAACATGGAATCACTATCTCTTGGGTAGCAGCAATACATCTTGACTGGTAAACCCAATGTAAAGAACCACATTAGCTCACAAATCAAACCCCAATAATGGATGACCCATATACCGTTATCTTGGCCCAAGACCAGAAAATCTCATTTCACAATATAGCTCTTACACCAAaactaaataaaactaaaacagGGGATTTTTGATACAAggaatcataaaaataatactaaCATTGATTAGACTAAGATTTCGTATGTTCCAACTAGGCCCACATCGTACTAGGACTGTTTTGTTTTGGATAGTTTTGATCTTTAAGCTTTCTTTTCTGCGAGCTTCTCATTCCCGTGTCACTAAATTTGATACAGTATTCATTAAATCTTATTCAGTTCAGTGGGCTGGTCCATATAGTACTCATGGGTTGTCCCTTCTTTCAAttgtatgatttttattttttttattttttaaagatataaTTGTTTATCCTAAGAGCTGGATCAAACTGGCAAGATTAAAGTTGCTTCAACTTTCTTATAAGCTTTGTTTGTTTAGCTGTTGAAATTTTGGAATCAATTAAGGTTGGGTGGCATCCAAAGGCCTAAAATGAACTAACTCTACCCAAGTTCCATGTATAgttttagagcatctccagcaataagaggtattctacctagtcaaaaagcacaattctctattttaactactcattttttaataccaactccaacagattctttatttcattctttcttttattaaatattattttttaatcttttttttttggatccgTGACCGCTTTTGCATCAtattgtaaattgcaatagaattgattcacgcAGCATGCgtgtgtgttatttttatttatttttatttttccatttttagtttgtcaattatatgcatgctattcaatttttttggagagtttttagtgattcaaaagacttaaatttgtatcataaattcattAACAGAGAagacagaagagagagaaacgttgagggagggagagaagagagaagagaaagaaacgttgaggaagagagagaaaataatgtggaaataatattatattcaacaatctagtgtgcatattgctat from Corylus avellana chromosome ca6, CavTom2PMs-1.0 includes the following:
- the LOC132183583 gene encoding uncharacterized protein LOC132183583 isoform X5, encoding MAMGEESSSSYSSNNASAIDSSNIGFQLLKKHGWKEGTGLGASEQGRLEPVQSFLKNNKRGLGADKVKKTAKKPYDTAASNEKNVLHSLM
- the LOC132183581 gene encoding phytochrome-associated serine/threonine-protein phosphatase — its product is MDLDLWISKVKEGQHLLEDELQLLCEYVKEILIEESNVQPVNSPVTVCGDIHGQFHDLMKLFQTGGHVPETNYIFMGDFVDRGYNSLEVFTILLLLKARYPANITLLRGNHESRQLTQVYGFYDECQRKYGNANAWRYCTDVFDYLTLSAIIDGTVLCVHGGLSPDIRTVDQIRVIERNCEIPHEGPFCDLMWSDPEDIETWAVSPRGAGWLFGSRVTSEFNHINNLDLVCRAHQLVQEGLKYMFQDKGLVTVWSAPNYCYRCGNVASILSFNENMEREVKFFTETEENNQMRGPRTGVPYFL